A stretch of Brassica rapa cultivar Chiifu-401-42 chromosome A08, CAAS_Brap_v3.01, whole genome shotgun sequence DNA encodes these proteins:
- the LOC103835809 gene encoding protein FREE1 has product MQPGGDYNSYYHHHHQYPPQFPNPSPNPSPNPTDLAQNTYASAPPFTGGYGAGDYSQNYQPPYGVQNTEHVPPPSAPPSFPPPATNPNSYSALNQPPPIHPPAPSSYGSSAPPYTSPPPMYYPPFDPPPSSAPAPNPNPLVHAPQQPYSSSYSSTPSYGDYGRSESSASDLYGKRSGSGGGGGGYPAFEDSSSYGDGVYPYSGGGKVEPYGSRGTAPKSSNSTLFDDYGRPISVSDSSSSAGSKSAKIARAVPKADVQEDSSGGVQKFRVKLLAETYGQTTTDVLCQIGLDGLRMLDPSSSRTLRIYPLENITRCEKLDSSILAFWSKTPVDFEAKRIRLQSNSYTTNTLLDTVTAAMFQAKEIGGSSRPPVSAKLVEQSAEKKKGLGDWMNKIKPVNEEKDHWVPDEAVSKCTSCGSDFGAFNRRHHCRNCGDVFCDKCTQGRIALTAEENAPQVRVCDRCMAEVSQRLSNAKESASRNMSLQSHEDLARKLQEEMQRNRKSSSGSREGSGRRMKEVACPTCTVHLQVQVPSSGSETIECGVCQNPFLVSSH; this is encoded by the exons ATGCAACCTGGAGGAGATTACAATTCCTATTACCATCATCATCACCAGTACCCTCCTCAGTTTCCTAACCCTTCTCCTAATCCTTCTCCTAATCCCACCGATCTTGCTCAAAACACCTACGCGTCGGCTCCACCGTTTACCGGCGGTTACGGCGCCGGCGATTACTCCCAGAACTATCAACCGCCTTACGGGGTTCAAAACACTGAACATGTCCCTCCTCCTTCAGCTCCTCCTTCCTTCCCTCCTCCGGCAACAAACCCTAATTCTTATTCCGCCTTGAACCAACCGCCCCCGATTCACCCGCCCGCACCATCCTCTTACGGATCCTCTGCTCCTCCCTATACATCGCCGCCTCCCATGTACTATCCACCCTTTGATCCTCCTCCATCATCTGCACCTGCACCCAATCCTAATCCTCTGGTTCATGCTCCGCAACAGCCTTACTCATCGTCCTACTCTTCAACTCCTTCTTATGGCGATTACGGTAGATCCGAATCATCAGCCTCAGATCTATACGGCAAACGATCTGGcagcggaggaggaggaggagggtacCCAGCGTTCGAAGATTCTTCATCCTACGGAGATGGCGTTTATCCTTATTCAGGAGGAGGCAAAGTTGAGCCGTACGGGTCTCGTGGAACAGCGCCCAAATCATCGAACTCGACCTTGTTCGACGATTACGGACGCCCCATCAGCGTCTCTGATTCCTCCTCCTCTGCTGGCTCTAAATCCGCTAAGATCGCTAGAGCTGTCCCCAAGGCTGATGTCCAGGAAGATTCCTCGGGCGGTGTTCAGAAGTTTCGTGTCAAGTTGTTGGCTGAAACCTACGGACAGACCACTACTGATGTTCTTTGTCAG ATTGGTTTGGATGGTCTCCGTATGCTTGATCCAAGTAGTAGCCGGACTTTGAGAATATATCCTCTCGAGAACATCACAAGATGCGAA AAACTAGATTCGTCTATTCTGGCTTTTTGGTCTAAGACTCCGGTAGACTTCGAAGCTAAACGTATCAGACTGCAATCGAATAGTTACACCACCAACACCCTTTTGGACACTGTCACAGCTGCAATGTTTCAG GCCAAGGAGATTGGGGGAAGTAGCAGGCCTCCTGTCTCTGCCAAGCTGGTCGAACAGTCTgctgagaagaagaaaggattGGGTGATTGGATGAACAAAATAAAGCCTGTAAATGAGGAGAAAGATCATTGG GTCCCTGATGAAGCGGTTTCAAAGTGCACATCGTGTGGGTCAGACTTCGGTGCATTCAATCGAAGG catcATTGCAGGAACTGTGGTGATGTCTTCTGTGACAAGTGCACTCAAGGTAGGATTGCTCTCACTGCAGAGGAGAATGCTCCCCAAGTCCGTGTCTGCGATAGGTGTATG GCAGAAGTGTCACAGAGGTTGAGTAATGCCAAGGAATCTGCTAGCAGGAACATGAGTTTGCAAAGCCATGAAGACCTCGCTAGGAAGTTACAG GAGGAAATGCAGAGAAACCGCAAGTCTTCATCTG GTTCGAGGGAAGGATCTGGTAGGCGGATGAAGGAAGTAGCCTGTCCAACATGCACAGTGCACTTGCAG GTTCAGGTTCCATCCTCAGGATCAGAGACCATCGAGTGCGGGGTTTGCCAAAACCCTTTCCTTGTTAGCTCGCATTGA